A stretch of Imperialibacter roseus DNA encodes these proteins:
- a CDS encoding Fic family protein — protein MNLTPRQQEIIDIIATQGRLSISAIKELLDRKLSIPTLNRDMAKLVEANYLKKLGAGRAITYVISPDYQLFAPVDTSDYFDLDPDRRGARVFFNHELLQSLRDVRLFTDKEMAGLQKLRDEYQRNIASLSPTLYQKELERLTIELSWKSSQIEGNTYTLLETERLFKEKQEADNKTKEEAIMLLNHKEVITYLMEHKNLAQALTLRTLEEIHSLLIKDLNVGCNIRSRAVGITGTAYSPLDNEYQIRENLELMCGLINSKDNGFEKALLAVVLISYIQPFEDGNKRTGRMISNALLIADDACPLSYRSVDSLDYKKAMLLFYEQNNLTAFKTIFIEQNEFGVKNYFR, from the coding sequence ATGAATCTTACTCCACGGCAACAGGAAATAATCGATATTATAGCCACCCAAGGACGGCTATCTATATCAGCAATCAAAGAGCTGCTTGACAGGAAGCTAAGCATCCCTACACTCAACAGGGACATGGCAAAACTTGTTGAAGCCAACTACCTGAAAAAACTCGGCGCAGGACGAGCAATCACCTATGTTATTTCTCCCGATTATCAACTGTTTGCTCCAGTCGATACTTCTGACTATTTCGATCTTGATCCTGACAGAAGAGGAGCCAGGGTCTTCTTCAACCATGAACTTCTCCAATCATTAAGAGACGTTCGCCTATTTACTGACAAAGAGATGGCTGGTCTTCAAAAGTTAAGGGATGAATATCAACGTAATATCGCAAGCCTTTCGCCAACACTCTACCAAAAAGAATTGGAACGACTAACTATTGAGCTTAGTTGGAAATCCTCCCAGATTGAAGGAAATACTTATACCCTATTGGAAACGGAAAGGCTATTTAAGGAGAAGCAGGAGGCCGACAACAAGACCAAAGAAGAGGCCATCATGCTACTGAACCATAAGGAGGTTATTACATACTTGATGGAGCATAAAAACCTTGCCCAGGCCCTTACTTTACGCACACTGGAAGAAATTCATTCACTACTTATCAAAGATTTGAATGTTGGTTGCAATATTCGTTCCCGTGCTGTAGGGATTACCGGAACAGCTTATAGCCCTTTAGATAATGAATACCAGATCAGGGAAAATCTCGAACTGATGTGTGGCCTGATCAATAGCAAGGACAATGGCTTTGAAAAAGCGCTTCTTGCTGTAGTGCTGATTTCATATATACAGCCTTTTGAAGATGGAAACAAGCGCACGGGCCGGATGATTAGCAACGCCCTGCTCATCGCAGACGATGCTTGCCCTTTGTCTTACCGTAGTGTTGACTCGCTGGATTACAAAAAGGCAATGCTACTCTTCTATGAGCAAAATAATCTGACGGCTTTTAAAACCATATTTATAGAGCAAAACGAATTCGGAGTAAAAAACTATTTTCGTTAG